The Oscillatoria acuminata PCC 6304 genomic interval ACTGGTTTGGAGGACGGTTGCTCCGCCTTTGTCGCCCATTTGTAAGGCGGTTTTGGCGGCAGTTTGTAACATGGTGGCAGCACCCGCCCGATCGCCTTGTTGGATTTTCTGTTCGGCAATTTGGGTTTGCCGATATTTCGCTAAGGCAAGGGTATGCTGCTGTACCGTGGGGTCGATCGCCGGGTGATAGGCACTCAGGACATTAGCATCGATCACGAACGGATCACTGAGAATCTGTTTCCGTCCGGCGGAAGGGTCATCATACCGAATTTGCAATTCCGCTAAGGTTTGTTTACCTTCGGCAAATTTACCAATATATAGGTTGGCTAAAATCACCCGTTCTGTGGTCATAATATCCCCTAAGCGCACCTCAAACAGTCCATTTTTAGCCTCTACGGGGAGTTCAATGGTTTCTGGTGAGACTTGGGCGACGGGTTTGAGTTCGGCAAGGCGAACTTTTGGCATGAGCTTAAGTTGCAGGTAAGCATTGGTTAAGGCAACGGATTGAATCCGACTGAATAAGCGGCTAAACTCTTCAACGGCTTGTTCCGGGCGTTCGATATGAGACAATGCACCTCGGGCAGCAGTGGCAATGGATTCGAGAACATCAAGGTTCCAGTGATCCCCAAATCCGAGGGTATTGAGGGTGAGGTTGGCATCGGCTGCTTCCGAGGCTAATTTCAGACAGCGATCGTTGCTGCCATGTTCGTTTTCGCCATCGGTGAGGATGAAGGCTTGGGAGACGGTGCCGGTTGCCCCTTTTTTGAGTTCTTCTATGCCTTTTTTCATGCCTTCATCGATCGCCGTCCCACCATCGGCTTTGAGTTTGTCGATTTGTTTTTTGATGCGATCGGTATCTTCGATCGCCTGATTGGAAACGATCACTTTGGCGCGATGATCGAAGGCGACGATGCTGAGGCGATCGCCGGGTTTGAGTCGGTCAATCAGGCGATGAGCAGCCTCTTTCACCGTGGTTAACGGACGTCCGGTCATGGATCCGCTATGGTCCAAAATCAGGCAGAGGTTGAGAGGGACTGAGGTTTCTAAACCGGCGGCGATCGCGGAAATGGATAGAGAAAGTTGACGCTGAGAACTGGGTTGACCCGCGTCTATATTGGCATCACTGAGGGCTGGATGGATAGCAACTTTCATTAAAATTTCTCCTGGCAAACAAAAAGCGGTCCCGATGGGTGGTCCTGAATCCGGGTATTTAACTATCTGGATTTTGGCACATCCGCTATCGAGACTGCTAATGTTGCCGAGAGAATCCCTCAGAGAATAGAGACCCCAGGGGGTCAGGGTCTCCTGGTTAGAGTTCTCCACTAAAGGATTGGTAAACCACTTGGGACATTTGCCGGATTAACTCTTCTGCCTCGGGGTCATTGTGGGGACGTTTGACGATCGCCGCCATTAAATAACGCTTCCCATTCGGCATATCTACCAATCCCGCATCGGAAATGGCGGTCCCAATATCCCCGGTTTTGTGGGCGATCGCTGCGCCGGAACCCAATCCTTGAGGGAGTAGGGAATTATTCACCGTACCCTGCATAATCTTCAACAGGCGATCGCGACTTCTCAAAGACAGTACCTGTCCCCGTTCCACCAGTCCCATTACCTGCACCAAATCTTGGGGACTGGTGGTGTTGGTTCCGGCTAAATCCGGGAGAGGGTTGGCGATCGCCGTGTTGCTCAATCCCCAGGATGCAAAGCGCTGATTCAGGGCTGCTGCACCCCCCAACCGCTCAATTAACATATTGGTCGCCGTATTATCGCTAATCTGGCTCATTTTAGTCGCCGTTTCTAGGGCACTGTACTTCGTCCCCGGTTCGGTGAATTGCATATCCCCGGACCCTTCAGCGATATGCTC includes:
- a CDS encoding vWA domain-containing protein; amino-acid sequence: MKVAIHPALSDANIDAGQPSSQRQLSLSISAIAAGLETSVPLNLCLILDHSGSMTGRPLTTVKEAAHRLIDRLKPGDRLSIVAFDHRAKVIVSNQAIEDTDRIKKQIDKLKADGGTAIDEGMKKGIEELKKGATGTVSQAFILTDGENEHGSNDRCLKLASEAADANLTLNTLGFGDHWNLDVLESIATAARGALSHIERPEQAVEEFSRLFSRIQSVALTNAYLQLKLMPKVRLAELKPVAQVSPETIELPVEAKNGLFEVRLGDIMTTERVILANLYIGKFAEGKQTLAELQIRYDDPSAGRKQILSDPFVIDANVLSAYHPAIDPTVQQHTLALAKYRQTQIAEQKIQQGDRAGAATMLQTAAKTALQMGDKGGATVLQTSATRLQEGQELSEADRKKTRIVSKTILQ